From Parasteatoda tepidariorum isolate YZ-2023 chromosome 1, CAS_Ptep_4.0, whole genome shotgun sequence, one genomic window encodes:
- the LOC139426632 gene encoding uncharacterized protein yields MDYMSEISDGDEEEATYYIPHLGALNSLQLNGDEESFLLKTFVSNRVSQIQDLTSIDKWRYIPSTEHPADIISRDLDPDKLSQCRLWIEGPNFLCDSEYPNIDIPPRVIKDEFSNEFKLSSAFNFFISNNSNFRDNFLEVGNNYSKLILVLSFVHRFIDNCRSTYDTSNRSLSPDELKRVKLKMVNLVQKRKFRKEIRDLEGAGAVSKKSKVRSLCPFIDKEDLLRVGGRLSNSNVCFDKQFPLLLPGKHKLTHLIIINNHIKHLHVESQALVKTPDESLCNYIWRSLSFGRLWEAGVRSLKYHLKRVVSDKKLTHEEFLTVTTQIESILNSRSLTPLSSDVNDLSVLTPGHFLITFPDHISRPFPDRSHLLLNQM; encoded by the exons ATGGATTACATGTCAGAAATTTCGGATGGTGATGAAGAAGAAGCCACTTACTACATTCCCCATTTAGGAGCCTTAAATTCTTTGCAATTAAATGgag ATGAAGAGTCATTTCTACTTAAAACTTTCGTTTCCAATCGTGTATCTCAGATTCAAGACTTAACTAGCATTGATAAATGGCGATATATACCATCAACTGAGCACCCTGCAGACATTATCTCGAGAGATCTTGATCCAGATAAACTTTCACAATGTAGATTATGGATTGAAGGACCCAATTTCTTGTGTGACAGTGAATATCCAAATATAGACATTCCACCCAGAGTTATTAAAGATGAATTTTCCAATGAATTTAAACTATCTAgtgcctttaatttttttattagtaataacaGTAATTTTCGTGATAATTTTCTGGAAGTAggtaataattatagtaaactCATTCTTGTATTAAGTTTTGTACATAGGTTCATCGATAATTGTCGGAGCACATATGACACATCAAATAGGTCTTTGTCTCCAGATGAACTCAAAAGAGTCAAACTGAAAATGGTAAATTTAGTGCAGAAACGAAAGTTCAGGAAAGAAATTAGAGATTTAGAAGGTGCAGGTGCAGTTTCAAAGAAGAGTAAGGTAAGAAGTTTATGTCCTTTCATTGACAAAGAAGATCTCTTAAGAGTAGGTGGACGTTTGTCCAATAGTAATGTGTGCTTTGACAAACAATTCCCATTATTGTTACCaggaaaacataaattaacacatttgataattattaataatcatattaaGCATTTACATGTTGAATCTCAAGC cTTAGTTAAAACTCCTGATGAGagtttatgtaattatatttggAGGAGTTTGAGTTTTGGAAGGCTCTGGGAAGCTGGAGTGAgatctttaaaatatcatctgaaGAGAGTAGTgagtgataaaaaattaactcatgAAGAATTTTTGACAGTGACTACTCAAATTGAGTCCATTCTGAATTCAAGATCGCTTACCCCGTTATCTTCAGATGTTAATGATTTGAGCGTTCTCACTCCAGGCCATTTCCTGATCACATTTCCTGATCACATTTCCAGGCCATTTCCTGACCGTTCACATCTATTGTTGAATCAGATGTAA